In Williamsoniiplasma luminosum, the genomic stretch CTTTCTTGCATGAATTAGGAGCTGATCAAACTGGATTAGAATCATTAATTCAAGCAGCTTATGAAACACTTGGACTTCAAACATACTTTACAGCCGGACCACAAGAAGCGCATTCATGACAATTTAAAAAAGGGATGACAGCCCCACAAGCAGCTGGAATTATTCATACTGATTTTGAAAAAGGATTTATTAAAGCAGATGTTTATAACGTCAAAGATTTATTTGAATTAGGGACTGAAAAAGCGGTCAAAGAAAACGGTAAAATGCGTTTAGAGGGTAAACAATATATCATGCAAGATGGTGATGTTTGCTTCTTTAAATTTAATGTTTAATTACTTTGAATTAAACATTAATGCATGAAAATAATTTTTAAAAATGTAGTTTGCTCAACTACATTTTTATTTTTTAGAATTATTTTTCGATAAACAAATAATATTATTTATAATTTATAAGGGAACAAAAATATGGCAACAATGAAAAAAACAATTAGTGTTAATGGCAATCTTGTTAACTACAATTTAACATATCGAGATCAAAAAAATCTTGTGTTAAAAGTTAGAGATGGCCAAATTTGTATTTCTGCCCCAGTTCGTGCCAATGATTGAGATATTGAACAAATTATTTATAAAAATTACCACACAATCAACAAATATCAAATCAGTTATGATGTGCATTTAAAATATGATTTATATAGTAATCAACCTTGAATCAAAATTTTTGATCAAAAAATTAACGTCGTTTTTTCAACTGATAACATCCATCCTAAATTGATTAATAACGAACTACATATTAAAAATTATCTGAATCTTGATGAGCAAATAGCTAAAATTTATACCTTCCTAGCGAAACAATATAAAAATTGATTTATTAATCAAACTGGCCAATGAGCGAGTTTGATGAATTTACATTTTAAAAATTTAAGTCTAAAAGCAATGACAACAAAATGAGGTGTTTGCTACCCGCAAACACAAAAAATTATGTACAATATAAAATTGATTCATTTCAAACCAGAAATCATTGACTACGTCATTGTTCATGAACTTACACACCTAGAATTCCCTAATCATTCAAAAGATTTTTGACGTCGAGTTGAAAAATTTTTACCACATTATAGAGAGTTAAGCAAAGAATTAAATCAGCCTGGGGCATAGGCTTTTTTTTGTGGTATACTATTAGAAAATTTTCTAACTTTTTATTTTTTTTTGGAAATGGTTATTTACATAGGTAATCGACAGGAGTAAAATATTTTATGTGAGGCAATTCTAAAAAAGAATTACATCCGATTAAAAATATCAAATAAGGAGATAAAATTATGGAAAAAAAAGTTCATGTATTTTCAGAAATTGGTAAGCTAAAAAGTGTTTTAGTTCACCGTCCTGGAGATGAAGTAGAAAACTTAACACCTGAATACTTAGAAAGGCTTTTGTTTGATGATGTCCCATTTAAAAAAGTGGCTATTGAAGAACACAACAAATTTACAAGTTTAATAAGAGAAAATGGCGCAGAAGTGCTTTACATCGAAGAATTAGTTGCAGAAACATTAGATCAAAACCCAAAAATTAAAGAAGCGTTTGTGGATCAATTTATCAACGAAGCAAGCGTGAGAAAAGACTTGGTAAAACCCTTCAAAGATTTCTTAATGAAAATGACTAATTTAGATATGGCAGTTAAAATGATTGCTGGAACTAAAAAATTAGAATTAGGAATTACAAATGATGCTGATAAATATCCATTTATCGCAGACCCATTACCAAATGTCTTATTCCAAAGAGATCCATTTGCATCAATTGGAAATGGTGTGACAATGCATCACATGTGATCAGTGACAAGAAACAGAGAAACAATTTTCCCTGATTTGGTTTTCAAAAACCATAAACGTTTCGCAGGAAATGTTCCTTACTTTTATGAAAGAGACTGAAAAGATTTCATCGAAGGTGGAGATATTCTTGTCTTAAATAGTGAAACATTAATTATTGGTGTTTCACAAAGAACTTCAATGGCAGCCATCGAAAAGGCTTCAAAGCAAATTTTCAAAGAAGGTTCATATAATAAAATTTTGGTTTTAGATTTACCAAAAAGTAGAGCATTTATGCACCTTGATACTGTTTTCACAAATGTTGATTATGACAAATTTATCGTGCATCCATTAATTTTTGATTCAATTGATCAATTTAAAATTTTCGAATTATCAAAAGATGGTAAAAAAGAAATTAAAAAACCATTAGTCGACGTTTTAAGTGAAGCTACAGGCTACAAAGTTCAATTAATTAAATGTGGTGGAGAAGATCCAATCGCAGCTGGTCGTGAACAATGAAATGATGGGACAAATGTTTTAACAATTGCCCCTGGTGTTGTTATTGCTTATGAAAGAAACTGAGTAACTATCGACTTGTTAGAAAAAGCTGGAGTTAAAGTTATTAAAACTCCATCTTCAGAATTATCACGTGGACGTGGTGGTCCAAGATGTATGACGATGCCAATCATCAGAGAAGATTTACCAAAAAAATCATCATAATAAATTAATAAAATTTTAAAATGCTATACTTGTTTAAAAATAAAATAAGAATAAAAGGAGAAATAAAATGGCAGTAAATTTAAAAGGTAGAAGTTTCATCAAACTTCTAGATTTCACACCAAGAGAAATCAGGTACTTGTTAGATTTATCACGTGATTTAAAACGTGCTAAATATGCAGGAACAGAACAAAAAATGATGGAAGGTAAAAACGTAGTTTTACTTTTCCAAAAAGATTCAACAAGAACACGTTGTGCTTTTGAAGTTGGGGCTTTAGATCAAGGTGCTCACGTAACTTATTTAGGACCTTCAGGTTCTCAATTTGGGAAAAAAGAATCTGTTGAAGATTCAGCCAAAGTTTTAGGAAGAATGTATGACGCAATTCAATTCCGTGGTTACAAACAAACTGATGTTGAAGCTTTAGCGAAATATTCAGGAGTACCAGTTTACAATGGTTTAACTGATGAATTTCATCCAACCCAAATTTTAGCTGACTTCTTAACAGTTGAAGAACACTTAGGAAACTTAAAAGGACGCAAATTAGTTTTTGCTGGAGATGCTCGTAACAATATGGGTAATTCATTAATGGTTGGAGCTGCCAAAATGGGAATGCATTTTGTCGCAGCTGCGCCAAAAGATTTATGACCAGATAGTAAACTAGTCGAAACATGCAAAGAAATTGCTAAAGAAACTGGGGCAAAAATCGAAATGATGGATGACATGCTAAAAGCATGTAAAGATGCTGATGTGATCTACACAGACGTTTGAGTTTCAATGGGAGAACCAGCTGAAGTTTGAGCAAAACGTGTTAAG encodes the following:
- the argF gene encoding ornithine carbamoyltransferase → MAVNLKGRSFIKLLDFTPREIRYLLDLSRDLKRAKYAGTEQKMMEGKNVVLLFQKDSTRTRCAFEVGALDQGAHVTYLGPSGSQFGKKESVEDSAKVLGRMYDAIQFRGYKQTDVEALAKYSGVPVYNGLTDEFHPTQILADFLTVEEHLGNLKGRKLVFAGDARNNMGNSLMVGAAKMGMHFVAAAPKDLWPDSKLVETCKEIAKETGAKIEMMDDMLKACKDADVIYTDVWVSMGEPAEVWAKRVKELKPFQVNMNAIKVAKPEVLFMHCLPAFHDLNTEVAQDIHKQFGLTEMEVTDEVFNSKHSVVFEEAENRLHTIKAVMVATIGK
- a CDS encoding M48 family metallopeptidase; the protein is MATMKKTISVNGNLVNYNLTYRDQKNLVLKVRDGQICISAPVRANDWDIEQIIYKNYHTINKYQISYDVHLKYDLYSNQPWIKIFDQKINVVFSTDNIHPKLINNELHIKNYLNLDEQIAKIYTFLAKQYKNWFINQTGQWASLMNLHFKNLSLKAMTTKWGVCYPQTQKIMYNIKLIHFKPEIIDYVIVHELTHLEFPNHSKDFWRRVEKFLPHYRELSKELNQPGA
- a CDS encoding arginine deiminase produces the protein MEKKVHVFSEIGKLKSVLVHRPGDEVENLTPEYLERLLFDDVPFKKVAIEEHNKFTSLIRENGAEVLYIEELVAETLDQNPKIKEAFVDQFINEASVRKDLVKPFKDFLMKMTNLDMAVKMIAGTKKLELGITNDADKYPFIADPLPNVLFQRDPFASIGNGVTMHHMWSVTRNRETIFPDLVFKNHKRFAGNVPYFYERDWKDFIEGGDILVLNSETLIIGVSQRTSMAAIEKASKQIFKEGSYNKILVLDLPKSRAFMHLDTVFTNVDYDKFIVHPLIFDSIDQFKIFELSKDGKKEIKKPLVDVLSEATGYKVQLIKCGGEDPIAAGREQWNDGTNVLTIAPGVVIAYERNWVTIDLLEKAGVKVIKTPSSELSRGRGGPRCMTMPIIREDLPKKSS